A genomic window from Cicer arietinum cultivar CDC Frontier isolate Library 1 unplaced genomic scaffold, Cicar.CDCFrontier_v2.0 Ca_scaffold_5744_v2.0, whole genome shotgun sequence includes:
- the LOC101513055 gene encoding probable arabinosyltransferase ARAD1 isoform X2, with protein MYEKVVLTFIFVFLLIISYSIFMGTLDIRSYFFPHLKSPTLEPAPCSPDPPLRVYMYDLPRRFNVEMITHRTASESPVTVKDWPPWPDNWGLKKQHSVEYWMMGSLLHEGEDGESREAVRVFDPEFADAFFVPFFSSLSFNSHGHTMTDPATEIDRQLQVDVMEFLTKSKYWQRSRGRDHIFPMTHPNAFRFLRNQVNDTIQVVVDFGRYPKGMSNLNKDVVSPYVHVVDSFTDDEPEDPYEARSTLLFFRGRTFRKDVCLADC; from the exons ATGTACGAAAAAGTAGTTCTCACTTTCATTTTCGTATTCCTTCTCATAATTTCCTATTCAATTTTCATGGGAACCCTCGACATTAGATCTTACTTCTTCCCTCACTTAAAATCACCAACCCTCGAACCCGCTCCATGTTCACCCGACCCGCCTCTCCGTGTCTACATGTACGATCTCCCTCGCCGTTTTAACGTCGAAATGATTACTCACCGGACCGCGTCGGAATCTCCCGTCACCGTTAAGGATTGGCCGCCGTGGCCGGATAATTGGGGGTTGAAGAAGCAACACAGTGTGGAGTATTGGATGATGGGTTCGCTTCTTCATGAAGGGGAAGATGGTGAGTCCAGAGAAGCTGTTAGGGTTTTCGATCCGGAATTCGCGGACGCtttttttgttccttttttCTCTTCGTTGAGCTTTAATTCCCACGGTCATACTATGACGGATCCTGCTACGGAGATTGATCGTCAACTGCAG GTTGATGTGATGGAATTCTTGACGAAATCCAAATATTGGCAGAGGTCTAGAGGCAGAGACCACATATTTCCTATGACACACCCCAATGCCTTTAGGTTCCTAAGAAATCAAGTGAATGATACTATTCAAGTTGTTGTGGATTTTGGTCGCTACCCCAAGGGCATGTCTAATTTGAACAAAGATGTAGTGTCCCCGTATGTGCATGTTGTGGATTCTTTTACAGACGATGAACCTGAAGATCCGTACGAGGCTCGCTCCACACTGCTTTTCTTTCGAGGAAGGACTTTCAGGAAAGATGTATGTCTGGCTGACTGTTAA
- the LOC101513055 gene encoding probable arabinosyltransferase ARAD1 isoform X1: MYEKVVLTFIFVFLLIISYSIFMGTLDIRSYFFPHLKSPTLEPAPCSPDPPLRVYMYDLPRRFNVEMITHRTASESPVTVKDWPPWPDNWGLKKQHSVEYWMMGSLLHEGEDGESREAVRVFDPEFADAFFVPFFSSLSFNSHGHTMTDPATEIDRQLQVDVMEFLTKSKYWQRSRGRDHIFPMTHPNAFRFLRNQVNDTIQVVVDFGRYPKGMSNLNKDVVSPYVHVVDSFTDDEPEDPYEARSTLLFFRGRTFRKDEGIVRAKLTKILSGYSDVHYERSVATGENIKAVCYLAI; encoded by the exons ATGTACGAAAAAGTAGTTCTCACTTTCATTTTCGTATTCCTTCTCATAATTTCCTATTCAATTTTCATGGGAACCCTCGACATTAGATCTTACTTCTTCCCTCACTTAAAATCACCAACCCTCGAACCCGCTCCATGTTCACCCGACCCGCCTCTCCGTGTCTACATGTACGATCTCCCTCGCCGTTTTAACGTCGAAATGATTACTCACCGGACCGCGTCGGAATCTCCCGTCACCGTTAAGGATTGGCCGCCGTGGCCGGATAATTGGGGGTTGAAGAAGCAACACAGTGTGGAGTATTGGATGATGGGTTCGCTTCTTCATGAAGGGGAAGATGGTGAGTCCAGAGAAGCTGTTAGGGTTTTCGATCCGGAATTCGCGGACGCtttttttgttccttttttCTCTTCGTTGAGCTTTAATTCCCACGGTCATACTATGACGGATCCTGCTACGGAGATTGATCGTCAACTGCAG GTTGATGTGATGGAATTCTTGACGAAATCCAAATATTGGCAGAGGTCTAGAGGCAGAGACCACATATTTCCTATGACACACCCCAATGCCTTTAGGTTCCTAAGAAATCAAGTGAATGATACTATTCAAGTTGTTGTGGATTTTGGTCGCTACCCCAAGGGCATGTCTAATTTGAACAAAGATGTAGTGTCCCCGTATGTGCATGTTGTGGATTCTTTTACAGACGATGAACCTGAAGATCCGTACGAGGCTCGCTCCACACTGCTTTTCTTTCGAGGAAGGACTTTCAGGAAAGAT GAAGGCATTGTCCGTGCTAAACTGACAAAGATATTGTCTGGTTACAGTGATGTTCACTATGAGCGAAGTGTTGCAACAGGAGAAAACATAAAAGCGGTATGCTATTTGGCTATATAA